A genomic stretch from Capricornis sumatraensis isolate serow.1 chromosome 4, serow.2, whole genome shotgun sequence includes:
- the MYL6 gene encoding myosin light polypeptide 6 isoform X1 produces MCDFTEDQTAEFKEAFQLFDRTGDGKILYSQCGDVMRALGQNPTNAEVLKVLGNPKSDEMNVKVLDFEHFLPMLQTVAKNKDQGTYEDYVEGLRVFDKEGNGTVMGAEIRHVLVTLGEKMTEEEVEMLVAGHEDSNGCINYEELVRMVLNG; encoded by the exons ATG TGTGACTTCACCGAGGATCAGACCGCAG AGTTCAAGGAGGCCTTCCAGCTGTTTGACCGAACGGGGGATGGCAAGATCCTGTACAGTCAGTGTGGGGACGTGATGAGGGCCCTGGGCCAGAATCCCACCAACGCCGAGGTGCTCAAAGTCCTGGGGAACCCCAAGAGTGATG AGATGAATGTGAAGGTACTGGACTTTGAGCACTTTCTACCCATGCTGCAGACTGTGGCCAAGAACAAGGACCAGGGCACCTATGAGGACTATGTTGAAGGCCTTCGGGTGTTTGACAAGGAAGGGAATGGCACCGTCATGGGTGCTGAGATCCGGCACGTTCTCGTCACACTGG gtgagaagatgacagaggaagaaGTAGAGATGCTGGTGGCAGGGCATGAGGACAGCAATGGCTGTATCAACTATGAAG AGCTCGTCCGCATGGTGCTGAATGGCTGA
- the MYL6 gene encoding myosin light polypeptide 6 isoform X2: MCDFTEDQTAEFKEAFQLFDRTGDGKILYSQCGDVMRALGQNPTNAEVLKVLGNPKSDEMNVKVLDFEHFLPMLQTVAKNKDQGTYEDYVEGLRVFDKEGNGTVMGAEIRHVLVTLGEKMTEEEVEMLVAGHEDSNGCINYEAFVRHILSG; the protein is encoded by the exons ATG TGTGACTTCACCGAGGATCAGACCGCAG AGTTCAAGGAGGCCTTCCAGCTGTTTGACCGAACGGGGGATGGCAAGATCCTGTACAGTCAGTGTGGGGACGTGATGAGGGCCCTGGGCCAGAATCCCACCAACGCCGAGGTGCTCAAAGTCCTGGGGAACCCCAAGAGTGATG AGATGAATGTGAAGGTACTGGACTTTGAGCACTTTCTACCCATGCTGCAGACTGTGGCCAAGAACAAGGACCAGGGCACCTATGAGGACTATGTTGAAGGCCTTCGGGTGTTTGACAAGGAAGGGAATGGCACCGTCATGGGTGCTGAGATCCGGCACGTTCTCGTCACACTGG gtgagaagatgacagaggaagaaGTAGAGATGCTGGTGGCAGGGCATGAGGACAGCAATGGCTGTATCAACTATGAAG CGTTTGTGAGGCATATCCTGTCGGGGTGA
- the MYL6B gene encoding myosin light chain 6B: MPPKKDVPVKKPVGPPAASKPAAKPAVGPPPSRVELPPPVPLIIEKPAKPQEPPIDLSKVVIEFNKDQLEEFKEAFELYDRVGDGKIQFSQCGDVMRALGQNPTNAEVLRVMGYPKSDELKSRRVDFETFLPMLQAVAKLPDRGSYQDYLEGLRVFDKEQNGKVMGAELRHVLTTLGERMTEEEVESVLAGHEDSSGCINYEAFLKHILSV, from the exons ATGCCTCCCAAGAAGGATGTTCCCGTGAAGAAGCCAGTGGGGCCCCCTGCTGCCTCCAAGCCTGCTGCTAAGCCTGCAGTAGGGCCCCCTCCATCCAGGGTTGAGCTACCACCACCTGTCCCTCTAATCATTGAGAAACCTGCGAAACCCCAGGAGCCCCCCATCGATCTCTCCAAAGTGGTG ATCGAGTTTAACAAGGACCAGCTGGAGG AGTTCAAGGAGGCCTTCGAGCTGTATGACCGAGTGGGGGATGGCAAGATCCAGTTCAGCCAGTGTGGGGACGTGATGAGGGCTCTGGGCCAGAACCCCACCAACGCCGAGGTGCTCAGGGTCATGGGATACCCCAAGAGTGATG AGCTGAAGTCCCGGCGTGTGGACTTTGAGACTTTCCTGCCCATGCTTCAGGCAGTCGCCAAGTTGCCAGACCGAGGCTCATACCAGGACTACCTGGAGGGGCTTCGGGTGTTTGACAAAGAGCAGAATGGCAAAGTCATGGGAGCTGAGCTCAGACATGTCCTCACCACCCTGG GAGAGAGGATGACTGAAGAGGAGGTGGAGTCTGTTTTGGCAGGACATGAGGACAGCAGTGGCTGCATCAACTATGAAG CCTTCCTGAAGCACATCCTAAGCGTCTGA